One segment of Solanum stenotomum isolate F172 chromosome 1, ASM1918654v1, whole genome shotgun sequence DNA contains the following:
- the LOC125852373 gene encoding ferric reduction oxidase 2-like, with product MDVMNKRSSSFSDVKIRMIQGAILALALTIFLGNLMMWIIMPTSTYYQKWYPVLVTATNSTFFDIQGTIMMNFTFPILFIAVLGCLYVHLEKKKSDIVTSSYRNKDWLKILKKPKIIKPLGIVTWIELFFLAMFIILCVWYFSAFVYLQFSTITTYAATKGVEVWQARIDELALVIGLTGNICLTFLFYPVSRCSSILPLLGLTSEGSIKYHIWLGHMTMTLFTIHGLLYILFWAVSGRLHEMLTWDPHYISNVSGELSLLFGLILWATTFPAIRRRMFELFFYTHYLYILFMVFYILHTGIFYACIMLPGFFLFLIDRYLRFLQSKQKVRLISARVLTCETLELNFSKISGLEYAPTSIMFLNVPSISKLQWHPFTVTSNSNLESDTISVVIKCEGSWTKKLYSVMSLPSSVNRIDVSVEGPYGPASTHFLRHDTLVLISGGSGIAPFISIIRELIYMSSTLKCKTPKILLLSMFRNTSQLSMLKLLHPIAGTPSGCSSNLDLQIEAYITRETESAQEKSEPLRTILFKPDHSDAPITPILGQNNWLWLAAIISSSFALYLLFVGLLYQYYVYPMDHGTNKVFPIYTRALFNMLFIAAAIVIAASAAFLWNKKKSDRETKQIQDMADSAKSLNSLLAYADQELESLPQQSLDKSIKTHYGHRPDLKRILLEVKGSSVGVLASGPKTLRHDVAAICSSGLVENLHFESTSFTW from the exons atggacgtgatgaatAAGAGATCATCATCATTTTCTGATGTGAAAATTAGAATGATACAAGGAGCAATATTAGCTTTAGCACTTACAATATTTCTTGGGAATTTAATGATGTGGATTATTATGCCAACCTCTACATATTATCAAAAATGGTATCCTGTTCTTGTTACTGCCACCAATTCCACATTCTTTGATATTCAag GTACCATTATGATGAACTTCACATTCCCAATCTTATTCATAGCTGTTTTGGGCTGTCTTTATGTCCATctagagaagaaaaaaagtgatattGTCACTTCATCATATCG CAATAAAGATTGGTTGAAGATATTGAAGAAGCCAAAAATCATCAAACCATTAGGAATAGTGACATGGATAGAACTATTTTTTCTAGCCATGTTCATTATTCTCTGTGTTTGGTATTTCTCAGCATTTGTCTATCTTCAATTTAGTACCATTACTACTTATGCAGCAACTAAAGGAGTTGAAGT GTGGCAAGCAAGAATTGATGAGTTGGCTTTAGTGATAGGGCTAACAGGGAATATATGTTTAACATTTCTATTTTATCCAGTGAGTAGATGCTCTTCAATTTTGCCTCTTTTGGGACTAACTTCAGAAGGCAGCATCAAATATCATATATGGTTGGGACATATGACTATGACTCTTTTCACTATTCATGGTCTTCTTTATATTCTCTTTTGGGCTGTCTCTGGGAGATTACATGAG ATGTTGACATGGGATCCACATTACATATCAAATGTATCTGGAGAACTTAGTTTACTATTTGGATTAATATTATGGGCTACAACATTTCCAGCAATTAGAAGAAGAATGTTTGAACTCTTCTTCTACACTCATTATCTCTACATTCTATTCATGGTTTTCTACATACTCCACACTGGAATATTCTATGCCTGCATTATGCTTCCTGGTTTCTTCCTCTTCTTGATCGATCGATACTTGAGATTCTTGCAATCCAAGCAAAAAGTTCGTTTGATTTCAGCCAGAGTTTTGACTTGTGAAACTCTTGAACTCAACTTCTCCAAAATATCAG GTTTGGAGTACGCTCCTACGAGCATTATGTTCCTAAATGTGCCAAGCATATCCAAATTGCAGTGGCATCCATTCACTGTAACTTCAAACAGTAACTTAGAATCAGATACAATTAGTGTTGTCATTAAATGTGAAGGAAGTTGGACTAAGAAGCTTTACAGTGTCATGTCTTTGCCTTCTTCTGTCAATCGTATTGATGTTTCTGTTGAAGGACCCTATGGACCTGCTTCCACTCATTTCCTAAG GCATGATACATTGGTGTTGATCAGTGGAGGAAGTGGAATAGCTCCATTCATTTCAATCATCAGAGAGCTGATTTATATGAGCTCAACACTGAAATGCAAAACTCCCAAGATCTTATTACTTAGTATGTTCAGGAACACTTCACAACTCTCAATGTTAAAACTTCTTCATCCTATAGCAGGCACTCCTTCAGGATGTTCTTCTAATCTTGACCTACAAATTGAGGCTTATATAACCAGAGAGACTGAATCAGCACAAGAAAAATCTGAACCCCTACGGACCATTTTGTTCAAACCTGACCACTCTGATGCACCCATAACCCCCATTTTAGGCCAGAATAACTGGCTCTGGCTTGCTGCTATAATATCGTCTTCGTTTGCTCTGTACCTTCTATTTGTGGGACTTCTTTACCAATACTATGTTTACCCTATGGATCATGGTACTAATAAGGTATTCCCAATCTACACAAGGGCTTTGTTCAACATGTTGTTTATAGCAGCTGCTATAGTAATTGCAGCAAGTGCAGCCTTCCTATGGAACAAGAAGAAAAGTGATAGGGAAACTAAGCAGATTCAGGACATGGCAGATTCAGCAAAATCTTTAAACTCGTTATTAGCTTATGCTGATCAAGAGCTAGAAAGTCTTCCTCAACAATCGCTCGACAAATCTATCAAGACACATTATGGCCACCGACCTGATCTCAAGA GAATATTGCTAGAAGTTAAAGGATCAAGTGTTGGAGTACTTGCCTCTGGACCGAAGACCTTGAGGCATGACGTAGCAGCCATTTGCTCATCTGGGTTGGTTGAAAATCTGCACTTCGAGTCCACCAGCTTCACCTGGTGA